The Diabrotica undecimpunctata isolate CICGRU chromosome 11, icDiaUnde3, whole genome shotgun sequence genome contains the following window.
tttaattttaaagctattattataaaagtccaaaaaaagtataaaagtctagggaatttaatatcccactatagatttgttttatagattatcgtaaagcgtttgacagagtcaaatggatacacttataactgatactaaaagaattaggtgtacaacaacacctaattttgcttataactgaactgttcaaatacactactggaccatttaaactaatattaaaagaagattgaacttcaaatggtagattaagtaacgaaatataagtatctgggaaaaatttctcaaacgatattaatattgaaagagactttaaagagcatctgacacagcatgctaaaccgtaaggcgcctaaaccaaacaatatggatatttgagaaaaattacagctcgttccagaaagaattgtaaatataacattaatctagattaagaagaaacgctgaagaaagaaacagtagcggttagcctaaataaagaaaggcaaaaataagttatatttgatgttttgaaaaaatcgatccgaaaaccgtatgaaaaacatgtcatagtatggacatcgtgcgcggcgatgcctctgccatttgcctatatcggaaacttttactaccatttgactatttgtgtacgattttgtgtaaggttaagtggcacaccacaaaaagtgtttttattttctcttttgtttaacaattaaaatgtattgctatacttttagatgttccaaaacaacaaaggataataaacataaattatgaggtacaaaattctattattttctatgcgcaagttattatagacacataggctatcacacagttaaaaactatggaacctatgaaaaaaatacagtagactatgactacatttgtgttttagcactatagtaagaacaagataaaaatctaaatacccacataattatattaacgagaagttaataaaacttttgttaattatcagtaagagaaagctcatttcagaatatattatgaaaaatgttgttggtacaatatcaggtacatttatataatgataggaatacaaaaataaaaaaaacaacttactttttcaaaacaacaatcaatcacttcattttatcacgaaaaatttaaaaaattgcaatgtaattgaacccattttgtgagctatagcaCTCTTATGCGCTTTAGTAGCACAACTATCAGCTAAAtgttcttcatgtgggagtcctgagtaatagaactccaacatggttctcctgtaaattgtcaaatttagtcttagataacaacgacaaacttcttagtatttatgtacaagataccgtccacaattatgtgattatgtgtacgtgccaatattcttttaaaagagattaataaaattcgctggtagacaccgcgacatcggtatgtcccgtagcgataaatttaccattttattgtaattagcatttaaaaatgaaattttcatctttcatacaaacatcgaCAGTTTTTAGCTTTGGATGTATTTGGGTCACACCGTCCTGTAGCAGATTTagtctaaaaagttttattttacgtacaattagcacattggctctggaaatgacctataaatatacaatattaattatttccaatcaaaatttttaagcagctctgcaccattggttcatttttgttgcttttttttatttgccctttctttttatcgtcatcattacatagcgctacaacactgggtgagtcttgtgagaaatattaattttttgagatatccgattttgtgtccgatctaacttagtcaataaaattaattctcctggacttataagagctttcttcattcagtatctgttctTACTCTATACGGATTTGAAGCAGTATAGTAATAAGACTTTATTTGTTTTACTCATTCCTCATAATTCGCATCACTATATTAAAATAAgtctgaagtttgtattatgctctttattccttcagtggctttattattaactgtgattattgatccaatatatttaaagtctttcatactttaaaaaacgtagttgttgactttaatgttttatctagatttattgaattggtctcttctgtgtatttgcttgtatttggttttcacctcgttgattttaagtgaaacttttttcatgctctctggactttgttgaagatgtcgtttacgagactggtttatttatttatatctctggtgttttgtttcctgtatcgttattACTAGGAGTTTGCTGGATACCGAaatagggaatccggtggtacgtacatgatcttttgattaccaacattagaaaatttgtcttactgtaaaatcgtgataattttactagaaaatataatgttgtttaataataatgaagttgttttgctttgccttctccatcgaggtcccgttataccttctggtatttaatattttgccggtcaagcaacaattccaagagttattaacttggtactgatatctctgctccccgattttagcaagccattaaaactgctacattcatgctttctattatccaacgactagccagtccaggactatatgcattattatggtactgctattgctgctgccccttgtaagtatatataatatgcaaggaaggttttggcaatttaataggttttttgtgtgttagaatataattTTTCCAAGAAAGTAAAGATTATCTATCCGCTATTTTCCGTCCGACTAAAGTTTACCTTATACCCTGCATTATGGTATTTTCTTCATTCTGTTTCAGATATTCCTAGCGTACAGACGTGTGCTTTGGTGAGTTTAAATCTGTGCTCTGGTGAGtgttaaattttgaaaattttgatttctttgaatattttgacttttttgatataacgttttttggaaaaaattttatttcttaatctatttttgaatatttgcttgttttgtttaaacatgatagCTAAACTTATTCAGCTAATTGCGTCCATCTTGGGGTTGATTAGAAATGATTATCAGGAAGATAATGTTAAGAACGGGCTGACTGAGTGTAGGAAAGCGTGTAAAAAGATACGAAATTCGATGAGATATGCCAAGACGATGGGTGAGAAGCAGCATTTAGAAGCTCAGATGAGGCATGTGAAAACGTTGAGGAACCAACTGAAGGCCGAACAAAAGAGGGGGGCGGGACTTAACACTCGACCGGAGACTGCGTACAAGAGGGTACAATGGGATGATTCCTTATCAGCGTTCAACTCAAGAATTCGAACTGGAGTCATCTCAAACCTCAAACACAAAGACCCCAGCAGTTTCCTAGTAGATTGCAAGGCGCTATTCAAACGTAGGATTCAAAACGCGCTAAAGAAGGATGAGGTAGTTAAAGTTAATACTGCTTTTGGGGGAGAATTCGAGATAGCTAGCGGTGAGAAAATCCTAAAAGACACCAAATATTTTACCACATCGAACTCTCCAATATACAAAGACACAAATCTTGACGAATGGTTTGAAAACCATGTGTCTGAACCCCTCAGCAAAAAGCTAGAGGAATTCCAAGAGAGAGATAGTGGCTGGGCACTAAAGGCTGTTGTTAACCTGGGTGTAAACATTAACAAATACACACCACAACTTGGTTTCTCTTATATTGAACTTCCTTCTCAAATAAAGAGAAAGGAAGCATGCGTTAACGTCAAAAATGATGATGAGGCATGCTTTGCGTGGTCTGTCATATCAGCGTTGAATCCTATTGATAAAGATCCTCAAAGAGTGTCTAAATATCCGCACTACTCGCAAGTGTTGAAGTTGAAGGGAATACAGTGGCCAATGACGATGAGGCAGATTCctaattttgaaaaacagaatgaCATTTCAATTAAtgtatacattttaaaaaaagaaaaaagagatttTACGACCCTCCCTACATTTCTAACTAAAAACAAGAAGGATAAACATGTGAATTTGCTTTTAATTCAAGATAAATATGATGATACCGAAGGTCCTATTAGATACCATTACGTTTGGATAAAAAGTTTGTCCCGCCTCCTCTCCAAGCAACTTAGTAAACGTAAAGGAGCCAAATATTTCTGCGATGCCTGCCTCCATTACTTTCGATCACAAGAAAAGTTAAATATTCATAAGGCATGCTGCAGCGGCCGATCAGATCTTATATATGATAGATGCCTACAACCGTTTTCATCGTCAAAACAGCTTGAAGCTCATATGGTAGATTGTATAAGAATTAATGAAACAGCCATTAAAATGCCCGACGAAAGtcataaaatgttgaaatttaaGAATTTTCGTAATAAGATTAAAGCCCCCTTCGCCGTGTACGCGGATCTCGAGAGTGCTTTAAAACGTACAGGAGATCCTAAAAAACCTCAAGAGCATATTCCTGTAGCAGTTGGTTATTTCTTTAAATGCTCGTATGATGACACTTTGTCGTTTTATGACTCATATCGAGGAAAGGATTGCATGAAATGGTTCGCAGATAAACTTAATCAGCTTGCTGAGGATGTTTCTACGGTGTTTATGTGCCCATATGATATAAATATGACAACTCAGCAAGAGAGCGATTTCCATGCAGCCACTCATTGCCATATCTGTGAGCAGCGCTTTTCCCCCAATGATAAGAAAGTGCGAGACCATGATCACTTTATTCCTGACAATAATTATAGAGGTGCAGCTCACGAAGGGTGTAACATTAATTACAAAGATGTTCATACAATTCCAATAATATTTCATAATCTCTCCGAATATGACGCACATTTTATTATTAACGATATTGCTACACACATCAAAGGTCCCGTAGATCTTCTTCCTATTACTAAGGAAAAATACATTTCTTTTACAAAACATATTGATGATGCTCGAATTAAATTCCGTTTTATTGATAGTTATCGATTTATGTCTTATTCTCTTGATAAATTAGCTTCGTACCTCCCCGAGTTTCCTAATCTCAAGTCCCAATATACTTCGCTTCCTGAGGAGAATTTCCATCTTCTAACTAAAAAAGGTATCATGCCATATGATTATAtagattcatttaaaaaattctgtGAGACTTCTTTGCCTCCTATTGAGTCTTTTTACAATAAACTTGAAGATAAGCCATGTCCTAGTCGACATTATCGTCGCGTTCAAGAAGTCTGGTCGTCATTCAATTGTGCAACTCTCGGGGATTATGTCGATTTATATATGAAAACtgacattcttcttcttgcagATATCTTTGAGCGATTTCGATCCAGCTCTCTTCGAACTTATAATCTTGACCCTGCTCACTATTATACTTTACCTGGTTTTACgtgggatgcaatgcttaaatatacAGGTCAAGAACTGGAGCTTTTAACCGATCCTGACATGCATTTGTTTGTTGAACGTGGTATTCGTGGTGGTCTTAGTCAAGTTTGCTCTAAAAGACGTGTGAAAGCTAACAATCCATACATCAACAACTATGACCCATCTAAACCAAAAACGTTCCTTATGTATTTTGATGTTAATAATCAGTATGGTTGGGCCATGTCTCAATATCTTCCATATGGCGGTTTCGAGTGGGTCGATGCCAATATTGATGTCCTTTCCATTGCTGACGATGCTTCTGAAGGGTACATTCTCGAGGTTGATCTGGCGTACCCTCAACATCTTCATGATCGTCATAAAGATATCCCGTTTTGTCCTGAGTCTTTAAATTCTAAGACTATGCTTCCTCCTACACGTCCGCGAGAGCAGACTAAATTAATGGCTACCCTACAGGATAAAGAAAGATATGTAATACATTATAGAGCACTAAAACAGGCGCTTGCAAATGGATTGATCCTGAAAAAGATACATAGAGTATTGAAATTCAAACAGGCTCCATGGTTAAAGTCATACATCGATCTTAATACAAATCTCCGGAAGGCAGCAAACAATGAGTTTGAAAAGGATCTTTTTAAGCTTATGAATAATGCAGTGTTCGGGAAAACTATGGAATCAGTGCGCAAGCGCGTTGATATAAAGTTGCTTACTTTGTGGGAGGGTCGTTACGGAGCTGAAGCTAGAATAAGTAGCCCATTGTTTAAGAATGCAACGATTTTTAGTGAAAACTTGGTAGCTGTTGAGATGCGTAGAGCTGAAATATGGTTAGATAAACCAATCTATATCGGAATGAGTATTTTAGACTTGGCTAAAACAACAATCTATGATTTTCAGTATGGATACTTAGCTGGCAGGTTCGGAGAAAACTTTACAACTTGCTATACTGATACCGATAGTGTAATCGTGGAAATACGTGAACAAGACCCATATGAGGCTATGAAAGAAGATTGCTACAAATATTTTGATACCTCAGATTATCgtaaagacaatatttatggTATCCCTCAGGTTAACAAGAAGGTGTTGGGCATGATGAAAGATGAGAATAAAGGTCGCATTATGACTGACTACATAGGGCTCCGATCTAAATTGTATACAACAAAAGTAGCTGCCACTGAAGATGAGCTAAAAGAAAAACGTAAAAAGTTGAAAGATGAAGAATATGAGGATGAAGAAATtgaagtaattattaaaaattttaggttAACAAAGAAGGCGAAGGGGGTAAAGAAATCTGTGGTGAACACGAAAATTACGTTTGAGGACTATGTAGAGTGTTTGGATAACTTAAAAAAGGTGTATGCTTCACAGAATCTAATACGCTCAGATAAGCACCATGTTTATACCATAACACAAAGCAAGATTGCGCTAAGCCCCAATGATGATAAAAGACATCACCTTCCGGAGTCATATGATACACTTCCGTGGGGGCATTATTTAATTGATTCTAAGATGGATGTTGATTAACGCAAAGTAATATATCTAATATATCAATAGTCATATTTTAACATTTATCCTTGATGATTGACTTTAAGATGGATGCAAAttgtatattgtagtttttataaCGTGGTTTATTTATTACAACTTAAAATATATCTGATTCAGAATTTATTAGTCATTATTTCACCATTTCATTTCGCTTttcgttttttatattatatgataattgtaatagatcttaattttctaaatattatttctaaatcaCGATACTTAAGATTAGCACatttaaaaaagatgtttagataTGACCACTAAAAGATATCATGGACCACTGGCAAATTAATGAACCGTTCTGGTTAACTCCAGAGCTATGTGTTCGTGCAGCCTCCTAAGACAATCGATAACTTATTGGTCTTCCTCGGTTTAGATTTAAGTCAATTCTTCGATAGCCTGTCCCAAAACAGGAGTCGGAGAATTTCCTATTTTTAAAGATAACCTAGAGTTATTAGCCCCCAATAATTCATTTGAACGCTATACAACATAGTAACTAATGAATTTACACCAAAGTGTCAATGTCTTAACATAAAAGATGTCCATCAATAAAAGATGTCTTCTAAACCATGTTAAATTATGAGCTGATCTTAATAAGTtaagtataattattaaataaattatcatattATGTAAATGACTTCATTCATACTAACTGTTTGTCCCATACTAACATAACCTCTCCCGGCGGTCGTGTAGTCGTACCTTCACGTTGGTGACTGCCGttaagaataaatttttgttttttaacaaatgTTTGTTTGAACCGAATTGACTACGTTCCTTTCATGGCATGCTTTTAATCATTTTTATACATGGCTTTATATTCATTAACTTACTATCATTCCTTTTCTTAGATACTAACAGCAGTTTATTACTTATTACATTTACCTATTACTTATTACATTTAAGCATTACTTATTGCTTGACTGTTCTGGCTAACATTTTTATGTAGTATGTTAAAAATATAGTATGCAGCTCGTTACTTTTCATGCGTTACTGTAAAGATTGTAGAGGAGTAAATGAATGTTGGTTTGGTCATAGTGTAAGAATGGTAAACGTTCCTATTCGTTTTATTTCAAGCGATAGCCGCTGCTGTACGTTATATTCATTTGATGCCTCATACGTAGTAATCGGGTTAATAGACcctgagatacgttatagtgccattttggcattgattttgttgcttgtttttcatctcaatgtattcgttaccccctcctctttcatttgacgctttatacgttgcaatcggaccaatagaccctgagatacgttatagtgtcgTTTTGGCATTGATTTTGTTTCATGTTTTCATCTTGATGTATACATTATTCTCTCACCTTTCGTTTAACGCTTCATGcgttgcaatcggaccaatagaccccgagatacgttatagtgccatTTTGGCGTTAATTTTGTTGCTTGTTTTTCATCTCAATGTATTCGTTaccccctcctctttcatttgacgctttatacgttgcaatcggaccaatagaccctgagatacgttatagtgccattttggcattgattttgttgcttgtttttcatctcaatgtattcgttaccccctcctctttcatttgacgCCTTATACGTTACAATCAGACCAATAGACcctgagatacgttatagtgccgttttCACTAtaccgccatctttgttttttctctctACGTATTACCCGTTTTCTTCCCGTTCGTTTGACCCctcatacgttgcaatcggaccaatagatccggagatacgttatagtgccgttttgactatgccgccatctttgtttttccCTCTACGTGTTCCGCGTCCCCTTCCCGttcgtttgacacctcatacgtcgcgATCCGACGAGGGGTCGAGCCTCCACTTCGAAAAGAGCCAAAAAtgagcagaatggaccttagattTTGGTGGTTACGCTCCATAAGAATAACATGGGGCGCCTCCGCCAAATCGTCGTTTTTGCGCTCGAACTCTCCTAGCTATTTTActctcaagttttcgtcttttgatagttaataatatttccgcgccatttcctatcattctagttacttccaagTTTGACATTCTTTAAATCCATGACATTCGTAGGATTCttttgtaacaccaaaattcaaaggcggccaacttattcagatggacttgtttagtgttcacgcttccaagccataaagaaaagtagagaacacgtaacatcgaaacgttctcaggctctaactttatatcccgaaaataaagaaactttttaagtttaaaaaataatgcacgtgctatttcaatgcgtgtcctaatttcttttgtttggtctacatctgatgttatcctgttgttcctcttctccaccagaaagcgccataatccacaatttaagaaatttaagcaatttgttgtcacatgtttatagtttttcaaaaaatgaactccgatttaaagattaaaacgtaaaacaaaatataaaaacctattgaaccttatttagaaaatttcagaaaagaataacttttgtgaaagattgtggcacacagtcatattttaagataaaaacttcaactcagagagtggacattcttaataaatgtataatctaatatggaagcaataatatgttttacagacttagaaagcactgagcacacaagtaataatttttttatgtactag
Protein-coding sequences here:
- the LOC140452835 gene encoding uncharacterized protein, with the translated sequence MIAKLIQLIASILGLIRNDYQEDNVKNGLTECRKACKKIRNSMRYAKTMGEKQHLEAQMRHVKTLRNQLKAEQKRGAGLNTRPETAYKRVQWDDSLSAFNSRIRTGVISNLKHKDPSSFLVDCKALFKRRIQNALKKDEVVKVNTAFGGEFEIASGEKILKDTKYFTTSNSPIYKDTNLDEWFENHVSEPLSKKLEEFQERDSGWALKAVVNLGVNINKYTPQLGFSYIELPSQIKRKEACVNVKNDDEACFAWSVISALNPIDKDPQRVSKYPHYSQVLKLKGIQWPMTMRQIPNFEKQNDISINVYILKKEKRDFTTLPTFLTKNKKDKHVNLLLIQDKYDDTEGPIRYHYVWIKSLSRLLSKQLSKRKGAKYFCDACLHYFRSQEKLNIHKACCSGRSDLIYDRCLQPFSSSKQLEAHMVDCIRINETAIKMPDESHKMLKFKNFRNKIKAPFAVYADLESALKRTGDPKKPQEHIPVAVGYFFKCSYDDTLSFYDSYRGKDCMKWFADKLNQLAEDVSTVFMCPYDINMTTQQESDFHAATHCHICEQRFSPNDKKVRDHDHFIPDNNYRGAAHEGCNINYKDVHTIPIIFHNLSEYDAHFIINDIATHIKGPVDLLPITKEKYISFTKHIDDARIKFRFIDSYRFMSYSLDKLASYLPEFPNLKSQYTSLPEENFHLLTKKGIMPYDYIDSFKKFCETSLPPIESFYNKLEDKPCPSRHYRRVQEVWSSFNCATLGDYVDLYMKTDILLLADIFERFRSSSLRTYNLDPAHYYTLPGFTWDAMLKYTGQELELLTDPDMHLFVERGIRGGLSQVCSKRRVKANNPYINNYDPSKPKTFLMYFDVNNQYGWAMSQYLPYGGFEWVDANIDVLSIADDASEGYILEVDLAYPQHLHDRHKDIPFCPESLNSKTMLPPTRPREQTKLMATLQDKERYVIHYRALKQALANGLILKKIHRVLKFKQAPWLKSYIDLNTNLRKAANNEFEKDLFKLMNNAVFGKTMESVRKRVDIKLLTLWEGRYGAEARISSPLFKNATIFSENLVAVEMRRAEIWLDKPIYIGMSILDLAKTTIYDFQYGYLAGRFGENFTTCYTDTDSVIVEIREQDPYEAMKEDCYKYFDTSDYRKDNIYGIPQVNKKVLGMMKDENKGRIMTDYIGLRSKLYTTKVAATEDELKEKRKKLKDEEYEDEEIEVIIKNFRLTKKAKGVKKSVVNTKITFEDYVECLDNLKKVYASQNLIRSDKHHVYTITQSKIALSPNDDKRHHLPESYDTLPWGHYLIDSKMDVD